The Streptomyces sp. NBC_01197 genome window below encodes:
- a CDS encoding ABC transporter permease: MNFWDYLGNRYQQLLADAGQHASAVFQAMVIATAVGVLIGVLSYRREWAANVSVATTSSILTIPSLAMIGLLIPIVGLGVAPTMIALVLYGLLPIVRNTIVGLRGVDEDLVDAATGIGMSRISRLLRVELPLAWPPILTGIRVATQMLMGIAAIAAFASGPGLGNQIFRGISSLGSANALNEVLSGTLGIIILALLFDAAYVLIGRLTISRGIRD, from the coding sequence ATGAATTTCTGGGATTACCTCGGCAACCGCTACCAGCAGTTACTGGCCGACGCGGGCCAGCACGCGAGTGCCGTGTTCCAGGCGATGGTCATCGCGACAGCGGTGGGGGTGCTGATCGGCGTTCTGTCGTACCGCAGGGAGTGGGCGGCCAACGTCTCCGTCGCGACGACCTCGTCGATCCTGACCATCCCCTCGCTGGCCATGATCGGCCTGCTGATCCCGATCGTGGGCCTCGGTGTCGCGCCGACGATGATCGCCCTGGTGCTGTACGGGCTGCTGCCGATCGTCCGCAACACCATCGTCGGGCTGCGCGGGGTGGACGAGGACCTGGTGGACGCGGCCACCGGGATCGGGATGTCCCGGATCAGCCGGCTGCTGCGGGTGGAGCTGCCGCTGGCCTGGCCGCCGATTCTCACCGGCATCCGGGTCGCCACGCAGATGCTGATGGGGATCGCCGCCATCGCCGCCTTCGCGTCGGGCCCCGGCCTCGGCAACCAGATCTTCCGCGGGATCTCCAGCCTCGGCAGCGCCAACGCGCTCAACGAGGTGCTGTCCGGAACGCTCGGGATCATCATCCTGGCGCTGCTGTTCGACGCCGCGTACGTCCTGATCGGACGCCTGACCATCTCGAGGGGTATCCGTGACTGA
- a CDS encoding Lrp/AsnC family transcriptional regulator, whose amino-acid sequence MGIDALDGRLIVLLAREPRIGVLEASRRLGVARGTVQARLDRLQSHGVIRGFGPEVDPAALGYPVTAFATLEIKQGQGADVRAHLDGVPEVLELHTTTGHGDMLCRLVARSNADLQRVIDLVVGFDGIVRASTAIVMENPVPLRIIPLVEQASRGRGPEG is encoded by the coding sequence GTGGGGATCGACGCACTGGACGGCCGGCTGATCGTGCTGCTGGCCCGTGAGCCCAGGATCGGGGTGCTGGAGGCGTCACGGCGGCTCGGCGTGGCGCGCGGGACCGTACAGGCCCGGCTCGACCGGCTCCAGTCGCATGGAGTAATCCGGGGATTCGGGCCCGAGGTCGATCCGGCCGCCCTCGGCTACCCGGTGACCGCCTTCGCGACGCTGGAGATCAAACAGGGCCAGGGGGCCGATGTGCGGGCGCACTTGGACGGGGTGCCCGAGGTGCTCGAACTGCACACCACGACCGGCCACGGCGACATGCTCTGCCGTCTGGTGGCCCGGTCGAACGCGGACCTTCAACGGGTGATCGACCTGGTGGTGGGTTTCGATGGCATCGTGCGCGCCTCCACGGCGATCGTCATGGAAAACCCTGTCCCTCTGCGGATCATCCCGCTGGTGGAGCAGGCGAGCCGAGGAAGGGGCCCCGAGGGATGA
- the hppD gene encoding 4-hydroxyphenylpyruvate dioxygenase yields the protein MTETTQHTPDTAREADPFPVKGMDAVVFAVGNAKQAAHYYATAFGMKLVAYSGPENGTRETASYVLTNGSARFVFTSVIKPATDHGRFLAGHVAEHGDGVVDLAIEVPDARAAYAYATAHGATGLQEPYEVKDDHGTVVLAAIATYGTTRHTLVERTGYDGPYLPGYAAADPIVEPPARRTFQAIDHCVGNVELGKMNEWVAFYNKVMGFTNMKEFVGDDIATEYSALMSKVVADGTLKVKFPINEPAVAKKKSQIDEYLEFYGGAGVQHIALATNDIVASVRAMRAAGVQFLDTPDSYYDTLGEWAGETRVPVETLRQEKILVDRDEDGYLLQIFTKPVQDRPTVFFEMIERHGSMGFGKGNFKALFEAIEREQERRGNL from the coding sequence ATGACTGAGACCACCCAGCACACCCCGGACACCGCGCGTGAGGCCGACCCCTTCCCGGTGAAGGGAATGGACGCGGTCGTCTTCGCCGTCGGCAACGCCAAGCAGGCCGCGCACTACTACGCGACCGCCTTCGGCATGAAGCTCGTCGCCTACTCCGGACCGGAGAACGGCACCCGCGAGACCGCGAGTTACGTCCTGACGAACGGCTCGGCCCGCTTCGTGTTCACCTCCGTCATCAAGCCCGCGACCGACCACGGCCGGTTCCTCGCCGGCCATGTCGCCGAGCACGGAGACGGCGTGGTGGACCTCGCCATCGAGGTGCCGGACGCCCGTGCCGCGTACGCCTACGCGACCGCGCACGGCGCCACCGGCCTCCAGGAGCCGTACGAGGTCAAGGACGACCACGGCACGGTGGTCCTGGCGGCCATCGCCACGTACGGCACCACCCGCCACACCCTGGTCGAGCGCACCGGGTACGACGGCCCGTACCTGCCCGGGTACGCCGCTGCCGACCCGATCGTCGAGCCGCCGGCCCGGCGCACGTTCCAGGCCATCGACCACTGCGTCGGCAACGTCGAGCTCGGCAAGATGAACGAGTGGGTCGCCTTCTACAACAAGGTCATGGGCTTCACCAACATGAAGGAGTTCGTGGGCGACGACATCGCCACCGAGTACTCCGCCCTGATGTCTAAGGTCGTCGCCGACGGCACGCTGAAGGTGAAGTTCCCGATCAACGAGCCGGCGGTCGCGAAGAAGAAGTCGCAGATCGACGAGTACCTGGAGTTCTACGGCGGCGCGGGCGTCCAGCACATCGCGCTCGCGACGAACGACATCGTCGCCTCAGTCCGCGCCATGCGGGCGGCGGGCGTCCAGTTCCTGGACACGCCCGACTCGTACTACGACACGCTGGGGGAGTGGGCGGGCGAGACCCGCGTCCCCGTCGAGACCCTCCGGCAGGAGAAGATCCTCGTCGACCGTGACGAGGACGGCTATCTGCTGCAGATCTTCACCAAGCCGGTCCAGGACCGGCCGACGGTCTTCTTCGAGATGATCGAGCGGCACGGGTCGATGGGCTTCGGCAAGGGGAACTTCAAGGCGCTGTTCGAGGCGATCGAGCGGGAGCAGGAGCGGCGCGGGAACCTGTAG
- a CDS encoding SRPBCC family protein, whose amino-acid sequence MAKQEDDAADKSPSALDKVKDELSAYLGARGERLVESATGKLSDLAEGLGDSDGDGGGDILDVGKRVIGGENPVKAFVGEKAGEMKDKAVDTVKGAFGGGGGKSGNVKVTNIIEIIDVGKPLRTVYDRWAEIEEFSSFTKGVTSVKASDEIESDWKLKIAFSNRSWKATVQEQVPDDRIIWTSEGGKGTTHGAITFHELAPSLTRVIAVVEYTPSGFFEKTGNIWRAQGRRLRLDLKHFQRFVTLTGDDDEVEGWRGEIRDGEVVRSHEEGLKDDEDQDEGTDEEEDGEEEEEGDEEYEDEEEGEDGEEGEEEGYEEDDEEDNEEEDER is encoded by the coding sequence ATGGCCAAGCAGGAGGACGACGCAGCGGACAAGAGCCCGTCCGCCCTCGACAAGGTCAAGGACGAGCTTTCCGCCTATCTCGGGGCCCGGGGAGAGCGGTTGGTCGAATCAGCCACGGGGAAACTCTCGGATCTGGCTGAGGGCCTTGGAGACTCCGATGGAGATGGCGGCGGGGATATCCTCGACGTCGGGAAAAGGGTCATCGGCGGAGAGAATCCCGTCAAGGCTTTCGTGGGCGAGAAGGCCGGCGAAATGAAGGACAAGGCCGTGGATACGGTGAAGGGCGCCTTTGGCGGCGGTGGCGGCAAGTCCGGTAACGTCAAGGTCACCAATATCATCGAGATCATAGACGTCGGCAAGCCCTTGCGCACCGTGTACGACCGATGGGCCGAGATCGAGGAGTTCAGCTCCTTCACCAAGGGCGTCACCAGCGTGAAGGCGTCGGATGAGATCGAGAGCGACTGGAAGCTCAAGATCGCTTTTTCCAACCGCAGTTGGAAGGCCACCGTGCAGGAGCAGGTGCCGGATGACCGCATCATCTGGACGTCCGAGGGCGGCAAGGGGACGACCCATGGCGCCATCACCTTCCACGAGCTGGCCCCCAGCCTGACGCGTGTCATCGCAGTCGTCGAGTACACACCGTCCGGCTTCTTCGAGAAGACCGGCAACATATGGCGTGCGCAAGGACGCCGACTGCGGCTGGACCTCAAGCACTTCCAGCGGTTCGTCACCCTCACCGGGGACGACGACGAAGTAGAAGGCTGGCGCGGTGAGATCCGCGACGGGGAGGTCGTCCGCAGCCACGAAGAGGGCCTGAAGGACGACGAGGACCAGGACGAAGGCACCGACGAAGAAGAGGACGGTGAGGAAGAGGAGGAGGGTGACGAGGAGTACGAGGACGAAGAGGAGGGCGAAGACGGCGAGGAGGGTGAAGAAGAGGGGTACGAAGAAGACGACGAGGAAGACAACGAGGAAGAGGACGAACGTTGA
- a CDS encoding Asp23/Gls24 family envelope stress response protein: MASTESTTDPGTRGTTTIADTVVATIAGIAVRETDGIYAVGGSTSRALGSVRDRVSKSPSPSRGIKVEVGEKQAAIDLEIIVEYGEPIADAAKEIRSRVTDAVETMTGLEVVEINIKVLDVHLAGSDEDEDEDEDRGGGARVR, encoded by the coding sequence ATGGCCAGCACCGAAAGCACCACCGACCCCGGTACACGGGGCACCACCACCATCGCCGACACGGTCGTCGCGACCATCGCGGGTATCGCCGTACGCGAGACCGACGGAATCTACGCCGTGGGCGGCAGCACCTCACGGGCCCTGGGGTCGGTTCGCGACCGGGTCTCCAAGTCGCCGTCGCCGAGCAGGGGAATCAAGGTCGAGGTCGGCGAGAAGCAGGCCGCGATCGACCTGGAAATCATCGTGGAGTACGGCGAACCCATCGCGGACGCGGCAAAGGAGATACGCAGCCGGGTCACGGACGCGGTGGAGACGATGACGGGCCTGGAAGTCGTCGAGATCAACATCAAGGTGCTCGACGTCCACCTGGCCGGCTCGGACGAGGACGAGGACGAGGACGAGGACCGCGGTGGCGGCGCACGGGTCCGCTGA
- a CDS encoding gas vesicle protein GvpO, producing MAEQRTRQSGTSQSAGTSSGKKHVKGAEEAAERACGSLNRLINHRTEGVSAVSRTEDGWHVDVDVLELPRIPDTTSILATYEVDLDEGGSLVQYRRARRYRRGQADT from the coding sequence ATGGCAGAGCAGCGAACCCGGCAAAGCGGGACTTCCCAGTCCGCCGGCACCTCCTCGGGAAAGAAGCACGTAAAGGGAGCGGAAGAGGCTGCCGAGCGCGCCTGCGGGAGCCTGAACAGGCTGATCAACCACCGTACTGAAGGCGTTTCCGCTGTCTCACGGACCGAGGACGGCTGGCATGTCGACGTGGATGTGCTGGAACTCCCGCGCATCCCGGATACGACCAGCATTCTCGCTACATACGAAGTGGATCTCGATGAGGGCGGCTCCCTGGTGCAGTATCGCCGGGCCCGTCGCTATCGCCGCGGTCAGGCGGACACATGA
- the gvpJ gene encoding gas vesicle protein GvpJ, with amino-acid sequence MSARGPYGETVIPLSTYSEEVVRVPRAGSLYDVLELILDRGMVIDIFVRVSLVGIEILKIDARIVVASVDTYLRFAEACNRLDLEHDVTSRTVPELFGGSMSKSAGKAGAKKAAHSVGDKVKKAVGAGDDDGDDDEEREEAPRRRKASHSKSSSGGGRSRRHEEES; translated from the coding sequence ATGAGCGCCCGCGGCCCCTACGGAGAGACGGTCATCCCTTTGAGTACATACAGCGAGGAGGTCGTCCGCGTCCCGCGCGCCGGCAGCCTCTACGACGTCCTGGAACTCATTCTCGACCGTGGCATGGTCATCGACATCTTTGTGCGTGTATCGCTGGTCGGCATCGAGATCCTGAAGATCGACGCCCGGATCGTGGTCGCCAGCGTCGATACCTATCTGCGGTTCGCCGAGGCGTGCAACAGGCTCGACCTGGAGCACGACGTGACCAGCAGAACGGTCCCCGAGCTCTTCGGCGGCAGCATGTCCAAGAGCGCCGGCAAGGCAGGTGCGAAGAAGGCAGCGCACTCCGTGGGCGACAAGGTGAAGAAGGCCGTCGGCGCCGGCGATGACGACGGTGACGACGACGAGGAACGGGAGGAAGCCCCGCGCCGGCGCAAGGCATCCCATTCCAAGAGCAGCAGCGGCGGCGGACGTTCGCGCCGTCACGAGGAGGAGAGCTGA
- a CDS encoding GvpL/GvpF family gas vesicle protein, with the protein MAASGIYVYGIVGGSHQLPADARGVGEPPAEIRLLPAGDLAVVVSETYPELRARRRDLLAHQDLLLALAETGPVLPMRFGMVAPDEATVLADVEARRNEHAAVLERLGGRVEMNVKITPAQDGLAALVREDPVVRKIREETRRRPGYEANIRLGEAVAAGLRRRAAVAAARLPVEFTDVADEMCPGPEVEGCVLNASFLVPRDSEALFRTVAERFAAAHPDRLELRLTGPLPCYSFVGPVPAPATV; encoded by the coding sequence ATGGCCGCATCAGGCATCTATGTGTACGGCATCGTGGGCGGCTCACACCAGCTCCCCGCTGATGCCAGGGGCGTCGGCGAACCGCCCGCCGAGATCCGGCTGTTGCCGGCCGGGGATCTCGCCGTCGTGGTCAGCGAGACGTACCCGGAGCTCAGGGCCCGGCGCCGCGACCTGCTGGCACACCAGGACCTGCTCCTGGCGCTGGCCGAGACCGGGCCGGTGCTGCCGATGCGCTTCGGAATGGTCGCACCGGACGAGGCCACGGTGCTGGCCGACGTCGAAGCGCGCCGGAATGAGCACGCCGCGGTACTGGAACGGCTGGGCGGCCGCGTCGAGATGAACGTGAAGATCACGCCGGCGCAGGACGGTCTGGCGGCGCTGGTCCGGGAGGACCCCGTGGTCCGGAAGATCCGCGAGGAAACCCGCCGCAGGCCCGGTTACGAGGCCAACATCCGGCTGGGCGAGGCGGTGGCGGCCGGCCTCCGGCGCAGAGCAGCGGTGGCCGCGGCCCGGCTGCCGGTCGAGTTCACGGATGTCGCCGACGAGATGTGTCCGGGGCCGGAAGTCGAGGGCTGTGTACTCAACGCCTCGTTCCTCGTCCCGCGGGACAGCGAAGCGCTCTTCCGTACCGTCGCCGAGCGTTTCGCCGCGGCTCACCCGGACCGCCTCGAACTGCGGCTGACCGGGCCACTGCCCTGCTACAGCTTCGTAGGCCCGGTCCCCGCCCCGGCCACGGTCTGA
- a CDS encoding gas vesicle protein GvpG, translated as MGLLSGVLLLPLAPVRGVVWISDRLIDAAEQELHDPGVIRAQLAELNRCLDDGEITLAQFEREEERLLDLLDRKPLARAGGSP; from the coding sequence ATGGGCCTGCTCTCAGGTGTCCTGCTCCTTCCGCTGGCGCCGGTACGGGGCGTGGTCTGGATCTCCGACCGGCTCATCGACGCGGCCGAGCAGGAACTCCACGACCCAGGGGTGATCCGCGCCCAGCTCGCCGAACTCAACCGCTGCCTGGACGACGGCGAGATCACCCTGGCCCAGTTCGAACGCGAGGAGGAGCGGCTGCTGGACCTCCTCGACCGGAAGCCGCTGGCGAGAGCAGGGGGATCACCGTGA
- a CDS encoding gas vesicle protein, which yields MTEVDSWGSAPPSHAPATANLAEILERVLDKGIVIAGDIKIDLLDIELLTIRLRLFISSVETAKKAGIDWWETDPALSSRAAHDALAEENKKLRERLEALEGDDAGESGRPREVRRR from the coding sequence GTGACAGAAGTCGACAGTTGGGGCTCGGCACCCCCGTCGCACGCACCCGCGACGGCCAACCTGGCCGAGATCCTCGAACGCGTCCTTGACAAGGGCATCGTCATCGCGGGCGACATCAAGATCGATCTGCTCGACATCGAACTCCTGACCATCCGGCTGCGCCTGTTCATCTCGTCCGTGGAGACGGCGAAGAAGGCCGGTATCGACTGGTGGGAGACCGACCCCGCCCTCTCCTCCCGGGCCGCGCACGACGCCCTGGCCGAGGAGAACAAGAAGCTGCGTGAACGCCTTGAGGCGCTGGAGGGCGACGACGCTGGGGAATCGGGTCGCCCGAGGGAGGTACGCCGCCGATGA
- a CDS encoding GvpL/GvpF family gas vesicle protein has product MTSTPEHPPAPRHPLGQADSPGAAPATYVFAVCGPDRPARVDPAHGHPGGGPLRFLPVGSLRAVVQDVPAEAFSEASLRERLADPAELERCARTHHDVVTAAATGGPTVPLPLATLYLGDERAAAALGAEQERFRAALDRIAGRAEWAVKVYLTQSGAGDGAAHSGDGAAPSETPAPPAPPPPSVPGEGAGRAYLNRLRGIRRLREERQDHALAAAEQVDAAVRELAVGSVRRRPHGPEATGEGRAQVMNAAYLIAQERSEELATTLGLLRGSPGFHGIDIEISGPWAPYSFTDGANLAGHP; this is encoded by the coding sequence ATGACGTCCACCCCGGAACACCCGCCGGCCCCGCGCCACCCGCTCGGTCAGGCCGACAGCCCCGGCGCCGCCCCGGCCACGTACGTCTTCGCCGTCTGCGGGCCGGACCGCCCCGCGCGGGTGGACCCCGCCCACGGACATCCCGGGGGCGGGCCGCTGCGCTTCCTGCCCGTGGGCTCGCTGCGGGCCGTGGTCCAGGACGTACCGGCGGAAGCCTTCTCGGAGGCCTCCCTGCGTGAGCGGCTCGCCGATCCCGCCGAACTCGAACGCTGTGCGCGGACCCACCACGACGTCGTCACCGCCGCCGCCACCGGGGGCCCCACTGTGCCGCTTCCCCTGGCGACGCTCTATCTCGGGGACGAGCGCGCCGCCGCCGCCCTCGGCGCGGAGCAGGAACGCTTCCGGGCGGCGCTCGACCGCATCGCGGGACGGGCCGAATGGGCCGTCAAGGTCTATCTGACGCAGTCCGGGGCGGGGGACGGGGCCGCTCACAGCGGGGATGGGGCCGCACCGTCCGAGACGCCCGCGCCGCCCGCGCCGCCCCCGCCGTCCGTGCCCGGGGAGGGCGCGGGCCGTGCGTACCTGAACCGGCTGCGCGGCATCCGCCGGCTGCGCGAGGAGCGCCAGGATCACGCCTTGGCCGCAGCCGAGCAGGTGGACGCCGCCGTACGGGAGTTGGCGGTCGGCTCGGTCCGACGCCGTCCGCACGGCCCCGAGGCGACCGGCGAAGGCCGCGCCCAGGTCATGAACGCCGCCTATCTGATCGCTCAGGAAAGGAGCGAGGAGTTGGCAACCACGCTGGGGCTGCTCCGCGGCTCTCCGGGTTTCCACGGCATCGACATCGAGATCTCGGGCCCCTGGGCCCCGTACTCGTTCACGGACGGAGCGAACCTTGCCGGGCACCCGTAG
- a CDS encoding gas vesicle protein, whose translation MPGTRSPVPWQGPEAAAPIGVPLVDLLDRVLGTGVVISGDLVIAIAEVPLVRLSLHALLASVSERVPAPWADGGPL comes from the coding sequence TTGCCGGGCACCCGTAGTCCCGTCCCCTGGCAGGGCCCGGAGGCCGCCGCTCCGATCGGTGTCCCCCTGGTCGACCTCCTCGACCGAGTCCTCGGTACCGGCGTCGTCATCAGCGGAGACCTGGTGATCGCCATCGCCGAGGTCCCCCTGGTCCGGCTCTCCCTGCACGCCCTGCTCGCATCGGTCAGCGAGCGGGTGCCCGCCCCGTGGGCCGACGGAGGGCCGCTGTGA
- a CDS encoding gas vesicle protein K, producing the protein MSDTRVDIDPHSAGRDLASLVLTVVELLRQLMERQAIRRFDSGDLTEEQEERVGTTLMLLDERMTELCAQHGLRREDLNLDLGPLGTLLSHESR; encoded by the coding sequence GTGAGCGACACCCGAGTGGACATCGACCCGCACAGTGCGGGCCGCGATCTGGCGTCGCTCGTCCTCACCGTCGTCGAACTGCTCAGACAGCTCATGGAGCGCCAGGCGATCCGGCGGTTCGACAGCGGAGACCTCACCGAGGAGCAGGAAGAGCGCGTGGGAACCACACTGATGCTCCTCGACGAGCGGATGACGGAACTCTGCGCACAGCACGGTCTGCGCCGCGAGGACCTCAACCTGGACCTCGGGCCGCTCGGCACCCTGCTCTCCCACGAGTCCCGCTGA
- a CDS encoding FAD-binding oxidoreductase: protein MNDLLEHLRTGLPAEALISDPDVMASYARDTAGFCDAGAPAAVVLPRTTEQVQHVMRTATALRTPVVPQGARTGLSGAANAIDGCIVLSLVRMDRILEISPVDRIAVVEPGVVNAVLSRAAADQGLYYPPDPSSWETCTIGGNIGTAAGGLCCVKYGVTAEYVLGLEVVLADGRLLTTGRRTAKGVAGYDLTRLFVGSEGSLGVVVKAVLALKPAPPRQLALAAEFSSAAAACDAICAIMERGHTPSLLELMDRTTIRAVNSMAQMGLPETTEALLLAAFDTADPAADLAAVGELCAAAGATEIVPAEDEAESELLLQARRLSLTALETVKPATMIDDVCVPRSKLGAMLEGTAAIAEKHDLTIGVCAHAGDGNTHPVVCFDHADPEESRRARESFDEIMALGLELGGTITGEHGVGVLKKEWLARELGPVGVEMQRGVKRAFDPLGLLNPGKLF from the coding sequence ATGAATGATCTGCTCGAACACCTGCGCACCGGACTCCCGGCCGAAGCCCTGATCAGCGACCCGGACGTGATGGCCTCGTACGCCAGGGACACGGCCGGCTTCTGCGACGCCGGGGCCCCCGCCGCCGTCGTCCTGCCGCGCACCACCGAGCAGGTCCAGCACGTCATGCGCACGGCGACAGCCCTCCGTACGCCCGTCGTACCGCAGGGGGCCCGCACTGGCCTCTCCGGCGCGGCCAACGCCATCGACGGCTGCATCGTGCTGTCCCTCGTCAGGATGGACCGGATCCTGGAGATCAGCCCCGTCGACCGGATCGCCGTCGTCGAACCGGGCGTCGTCAACGCCGTGCTCTCCCGGGCCGCCGCCGACCAGGGCTTGTACTACCCGCCGGACCCGTCCAGCTGGGAGACCTGCACCATCGGCGGGAACATCGGCACGGCGGCGGGCGGCCTGTGCTGTGTGAAGTACGGGGTGACAGCCGAGTACGTACTCGGCCTGGAGGTCGTACTCGCCGACGGGCGGCTCCTGACCACCGGCCGCCGCACCGCCAAGGGTGTCGCCGGATATGACCTGACCCGGCTCTTCGTCGGCTCCGAGGGCAGCCTCGGGGTGGTCGTGAAGGCCGTACTCGCACTGAAGCCCGCCCCGCCGCGCCAGCTCGCCCTGGCCGCCGAGTTCTCATCGGCCGCTGCCGCCTGCGACGCCATCTGCGCGATCATGGAGCGCGGTCACACACCCTCACTCCTCGAACTCATGGACCGTACGACCATCCGCGCGGTCAACTCGATGGCGCAGATGGGCCTCCCGGAAACCACGGAAGCTCTGCTGCTCGCCGCGTTCGACACCGCGGACCCCGCGGCCGACCTGGCGGCGGTCGGCGAGCTGTGTGCGGCGGCGGGCGCCACCGAGATCGTGCCCGCCGAGGACGAGGCCGAGTCCGAACTGCTCCTCCAGGCCCGCAGGCTGTCCCTCACCGCGCTGGAGACGGTCAAGCCGGCGACGATGATCGACGACGTGTGCGTACCGCGTTCGAAGCTCGGCGCCATGCTCGAAGGCACTGCGGCCATCGCCGAGAAGCACGACCTCACCATCGGCGTCTGCGCCCACGCCGGCGACGGCAACACGCACCCCGTCGTCTGCTTCGACCACGCCGACCCCGAGGAGTCGCGGCGGGCGCGTGAGTCCTTCGACGAGATCATGGCGCTCGGCCTTGAGCTGGGCGGCACGATCACCGGCGAACACGGCGTGGGCGTACTCAAGAAGGAGTGGCTGGCGCGCGAACTGGGCCCGGTGGGCGTCGAGATGCAGCGCGGTGTCAAGCGGGCTTTCGACCCGCTGGGCCTGCTCAACCCGGGCAAACTCTTCTGA
- a CDS encoding SsgA family sporulation/cell division regulator, which translates to MNTVVERELELKLVLSPERSIPVPARLSYSTADPYAVHVSFHICSDTPVNWSFARELMVEGVFRPCGHGDVRIWPTKVDSKSVVCIALSSPDGNALLEAPTAQISAWLERTLRAVPPGSESTHLGIDEGLAALLTPLPADDLWMRDPWPADESDDDGR; encoded by the coding sequence ATGAACACCGTGGTGGAACGTGAACTGGAGCTCAAGCTGGTGCTGTCGCCCGAGCGCAGCATCCCTGTCCCGGCCCGGCTTTCCTACAGCACGGCCGACCCCTACGCCGTGCACGTCAGTTTCCACATCTGTTCGGACACCCCCGTGAACTGGTCGTTCGCCCGTGAACTGATGGTCGAGGGGGTGTTCAGGCCCTGCGGCCACGGCGACGTACGGATCTGGCCCACCAAGGTGGACTCGAAGAGCGTCGTCTGCATCGCGCTCTCCTCGCCCGACGGGAACGCCCTCCTTGAGGCGCCGACCGCTCAGATCTCCGCCTGGCTGGAGCGGACCCTGCGGGCCGTGCCGCCCGGCTCGGAGAGCACGCATCTGGGCATCGACGAGGGTCTGGCCGCGCTGCTCACCCCGCTGCCGGCGGACGATCTGTGGATGCGCGACCCCTGGCCCGCGGACGAGTCCGACGACGACGGCCGGTGA